Within the Amaranthus tricolor cultivar Red isolate AtriRed21 chromosome 15, ASM2621246v1, whole genome shotgun sequence genome, the region tattttttatctaataattaaccaaaaaccaaaagtatttcacaaattcttgtataagaCAGCCTCACTGTACATGGATTGAATAacctaattaataattattagcatatgagctttttgttttgagatcgTCTGACCGAGAGACGATCTTTCACAAGAGCACAAGAGTAGCTCAAATACTTTtgtaaatattttcataataattgacTTCAACAGATGGTTTAATAGCTGACTTATCTGTCAATACTTTTAGCCAACTCTTAATAAGCCATTTTATATAGTCTATCATTCCTTGGCATgagtaattatatattattgacttgAACTAATCCGAGGACATAGTCTTTCTATATATTTctattaatatttctatttataatcCTCCAAGATAAACCTGAATTTTTGCTGGTAGATAGGCATCAAAAATGCCTAAACCTGCTCAAGCCATTAAACTTGCAAATTCATCATCCTCAGCTGAATCAATTGGTTACAATTCATACTTACTAAACTTAATACTTCTTCACTTGCCTGCAGAATCATTAGCAAGGCTCAAGTTTGTATCAAAGCTATGGCATTCAGAAATCTCGAGCCCCCATTTTGTAAAACGATACAATAATGTTCACCCTCCTTCGGTTTCTGGTCTTCTCTTGATCCCGAAACATCAAAACGACAATAAAAACAGTCTAGTAGAACACATCTCCTTAGGCCAAAATCAGTCATATATCCACCCTCTTAATTTCAGAAACATCAAACTGTTACATTCTTGTAATGgattgtttttatgttttcatAGGAAAGATCATTCCTATTATGTGTTTAATCTCACAACGCGACAGAAAAAACGGATTCCTGGGTGTCCTGATGTAATATCGACAAATCTGTCGTATTATAGTCTCGCATTTGATCCAAAAATTTCGCCACATTACAGGATTATCTGTGTAGCAGAAACAGAATATTACAACAGATACAAAATCTATGTTTATTCATCAGAATCAGGTCATTGGACACCCTCCAAAGAGACCGCATTTCCTGCTCCGGCTGATATAGATTTCTCGAGTGCAATCTATTGTAATGGGTCGGTCCATTGGGCAAAACGGGTAAAGAGAGGATTGTACTATAACATTATGAAAGACACGCTACATCATATGCCAGAAAGTCCTAGGGAAGAACAGTATAGTTGTGAGTATATCGGGCACTCTGGAGGGCGCTTGCATAGTGTGTTTACGATGGAAGGATTGCATTATTACGAGGTTTTCGAGATGGAAAAAGATTATTCGACATGGAATTTGACATGTAGAGTGAACCTTAATGTATTGGCAGTTGAATTTCCGAAAATGATGATGGATATTAGGTTTGATGATCCGCGGTTTATGTATCAGTGTCAGGTGCTATCGATTTTGAAGGATCAAGATGGGGATATTGAGAGGATTATAATGTCTATTCCTGGTGAAGTTATAGTGTATGATTTTAAGAAAAAGAGTTCATGGAAAATATGCAAAACAAGTGAAAAAGATAAGGTATTATGGTATGGTATTTATCAtgtatttgaatattttgagaGTATTTCCCCTGTTTGCACTAAAAATATGTAGTGCAAGAACTTTACTTGACTCTAAACATTCATATATGGAATTTAGATAGTGTGAAAtaaaatttgatgaagaaaatttCCATATTTGAGTGCTTCATTTACAAACTAAATCAATGTTCAAGTGAAATAAATTTTGGAGATACCAAACATGTACTACACTTTGCAATTGTACAATAATTACGATCTTAAAATTTAGGttatttgcgaattacaatctcaatatttttttaagtacCACCTTGTACTGTCATTGCTGATCAAAGCAACCTTGTTTTTTTGAACCAAAAAGAGAGAAACCATATTTAGCCATAATAAAACACCAACACAAAGTTGGCAAATTTCTTGcaacacataaaacaaaaagGATGAGCCCGAAGAACATACAGATTAACACCGATAGACATATATTACATTGAAGGAAGGTGAACTTAATGTCGGTGTTGAACTCATCTTCAGGACAGCAGGTAAGTTGGCATGAAAGACTTGAATGAATGGGCAAGGTGCATTGTTGTTGATTTGTTTCGATTTATGTAGCCAATCTGGTGATCTCATCTCCTGAAATTACGACTTTGGCATTGTCTTTGTTGCAATTTGGAGACGGAATTTTGCTACGCTATGAGTCACCATAAAAACTACCATTCCAAGTTATTATGGGTTTAAATTTCCCTTGCATATTCAAATCTCGAGCATTGTTTATATAAACAGTGTATCAGTTTCCACTGCAAGGAGGCCTGACTTTTTTGCCAATTCCAAAATGGTTGAGAGTTATGCTTCGATTGGATTATTGAGGCCTTAATGACGGCCCTCGAGTTTTATTGAACAGCCAAAAACTTCCCCCTGGCAGAAACACTTCCTCCATTGATCTTGTCTGAACTCTTCCAGCAATCGCCTGCATACAATCTGATTCTTCCAGCGACCAAAACATGCAATTTAGGATTTATAACAAATCTGTGTTCTGTGATTTCGAAAAGAAGTTAGACGATTTAACTTTACTCAAAATGGGTACAAACACAAGCTAACATATACCACAAGGCTATGCTATATGTAGCGCCAACAACGAAAGAGAAAAACAATGCTCAACTAGTCTAGGACTTTTGGCACATAGCACACCTGGATCAAAGACTGGTCCATGGCCCTTGGCCCAACCATGAGCTCATCCATTATAATCTAGGCCACATCCAGTTGCTCGAATGGTTGGCCTACCCTTGTCTGGCTCATAGTCTGCTTTAGCTACAGTAAAAACTTGTCTATGGAGACTGGATATTTTTCCAAACACATGGCTTGATATTTAACCGAAATCAGCATCCAGCATTTTTAGTTAACCACACTTTTATGAAAACAGCAATTAGTCAAATTGGTTACTCTAAACCAGATTGTACAAGCTTTCAAGAAAGCTATTTTCAACACATCACACCCATTTCATAGATTTCAACACGGTATTCATTAATTTATGTCTGGAGCATTTTAGACGGGCAAGACAGCATCCCCctttaaacaaaaaaagaagagaaatacACCTAAATTACCTAAAGAAAGCTGCatcataaaacaattaaacactataagtaaaaattacctaaataatacaaacttttgtTGTATCCCTACAATTAtgccaatttttttattaaccatgaataattccaacttagGGGTGTTTTTTCCTAgactaataccaacttttgcTTAACCATTAatttacctttgtttttttGTCAGAGTctactataaaaaaatattattattattataggcAAACACCACCCTAAGTTGGTAgtattcatgtttaatcaaaagttagtattattgtaggaaaatcaatgaaagttTGTATAATTCACAGTAATTTTTACACAATATATCATATAGAAGAGGTATGTTAAGTAAATTGAGAGGGGCATAACATGTCTGGTAGGTAAAATGCAAATAAACTTCAAGTACAACAACAAAAGTACAAATGCAAAGGCAATATAAACACATCAAAATAGATCTTAATCAGTAACTCCAATCTCCAAAAAAAACTTACATGGTAAAGATGGGTGAAGTGAAGGATTTCATCAATACATCCGACCAGTGCACTCCGACGAGCCACAGTAGCAactctttttcttaatatttccCTCAGAATCAAAAACCTGATCTATGGTATAGTTGTAATGATAGGTAAGCTCTTGAAGTGGAGGAATATTTTCTGCTGCAAAAAACATAATGTGGGGAATTCTCTTGTCTTCGTGATCGTAAAGGACATTCTGAGCATAGAGGTTAGGGGTACAGCTATGATTGATAAACCTCCCAATGTTCCCAAAATTCACTGCATCGATTGTAAAACCAATATTTTCTACCACATCATCAGTATTTGATTGAACATCAGGCAAGAGAGTGGAAAGTCCTTCCCAAAGAGAAGAATCATCATAATTTTGCCcaatatcaaataaatattcaTCATTGCCGGTTCTTTGCTCAGCTTCCTTGTCATCCAGCAGCTCTCCTATATATTCACATATGAAGCTACCAGATGGAATTGCTGATAGACATCTTACACCCCAGCCCCTAGAGTCAGTCTTAAAGATTTCAAGAGGAAGTTTAATACCAAGTTGGCTGACCCTATTGTGACAAGATGGAGGGCACTTACATAATGGCCCACATTCATATACAAGGGGCTTTGCTTGAACAATAGCCCCATTGTGATTGAATGGAATCTCCCCTCCGTTCTTAAGGGCACAAGCACACTGCGCAGAATCTGAACAACCATTCTTACAATCACAGCCCTTGGGAGGTATAGGCTGACACCAATTGGGGTACATCATGCTTGTCATATACCCAAACGGTGGAGGCTTCTCGTCACTTATGGTATTGACTGCACATATTGGGAAAATTTCTTTTCCTTCGGAGATATCGGCTACACAACGACCCTCACGTGCTTTAAATTTTTTGGATTGTTTCACTTCCCAAGCAAGCTCTGGCTGACCTGGAACTCTTCTTAGCTCGAATTTGTACACCAACTTCCCATGGGGTCCAAGATCGTGCCAATACTTCTCAACAGTGTATAGACCATCATAAGTGTATGTTGCAACTGTTCTTGCTCTTCCATCATGAGTATCAGAAGATTTTGTGTCTTTACATCCACGAACAACCCTCACCAAGGTCTTTTTATCTATGCAGTTCTTCAAGGCAAGATTCCCTCTTTCAAGCTTCTGATCTTCAGGTTGCTTATCTGCACCTGTACCGTTTCCTCCTTGACCAGTATATATCAATACATCAGAGCTTTGCACCTCATTAGCGTATCCTCCAGAAGCCACGATACTGATTGCAACAGGCTGTTTACCTATTTTGATTGTACCTATACCACCTTGTAGCGGTCCATGCAGCCCAATTATTGCAAGTTCAATTCGGTAGTTAAATATATCACCCACTTCTACTCCAGGGATAGGACCAACTATTTTTTTCGTGTTGATGTATTTTCCAAGATCCTTAAGTATTTTTGCAGCTTGTATATCAGCCCTAACACCATTGTTTTGGTCCTTGGActttgctgtttcttcttcttgCAATAGCTTTCTGTGAAGAACCTGAAATAATCGTAATGTTTCTCGTACTTTACTGCGAACACCTCTCTGGCTTGAAGAACTAGCACCAAAAGGAAAAAGACTGACATCGCAAACACGCCCTCTTGGAAGAAACTGAAAGTCATTAGCTTCATCATTTTCAGACGAGTCATCCAAATCTATTTCCTCCTCGAAATAAGGTATGTTGATACCTTTTTCTGCCGAATTTCGGGTATCGTCTTTGCTTGTAGGTGAACACTTGTGTGAACTTTGGACAGAAGTGTCATCCATCCTCACTTTCTTTTTCCTTACACTAGCTGTAGCTGATTTGGATTTAACTTCTTCCACTTTCCCCGGCCTCCATGGACAATGAGGTACAGAAATAAGACCTTGTACGACAAGAAACTTCTTTCCACTTTCAGCAACCACAATATCTTCTCCTTGCAATCCAACGTTGCTACATGGAAAACCAGTTTGTGAGGTTTTAAGAACCACATCATCTATTTCCTCCTCCAAAAAAGGTATGTTCATACCTTTTCCTGCCAAATTTTGGGTATCATCTTTGCTTGTAGGTGAACCCTTGCGTGAATTTCGGCGAGAAGAGTCATCCATCCTCACTTTCTTTTTCCTTACACTCATTGTAGTTGATTTGGATTTAGCTTCCACTTTCTCCTGCCTCCATGAACAATGAGGTGCAGACATAAGATCTTGTACGACAAGAATCTTATTTCCACTTTCAGCACCAACTATATCTTCTCCTTGCAATCCAACATTGCTACATGGAAAACCAGGTTGTGAGTTTTTAACAACCACATCCCCCTGCGATCCAACATTGCTACAAGGAAAACCAGTTGGCTTTCTCTTGCTTTTATCTTTATCATAAACTATAATCTCTTTGTTTAGTTCATCAGGCTTACTCATATCAGCCTCATCTTTTCCATTATATTCGATAAGTTCTATATCATTTTCAGTATGTTCATCATTTTCATCTTTAAAATTCTCATCTTGTCCCTTACTCTCACTTGATTTGCTGATCAAAAGTTTATCGCTCTCTGAAAATTGTCCACGGGTATCTACAACTATTCCTGAAACAAGATCTTGTACCTGATCAGTCAGAGCATTGTCATCCTTTGGCTCTCCAGCAGTCAGATTTGTATAATACAATACAACAGCTTTGTCATCCTTCAAATCTAGTTCCACTCGAGTAACATGTGTGCCTTCTGTAACACCACACCTAGGCACATTACGGCCACAGCCATCTGGAAAATCACGAATAGCAGAAATCTTTCTTTGAGGAGGATATTTAGGTTCCTTCCAAACAAAATTTGGCGGGATTGGATAATGTGGAAGTAAAGAAAGGTTTACACCATTATTTCCCTCATACGCAATTTTGTTATCAACAGCATGAGCGGGTTCTTCAAGATCAAGAGCACTGGCATCCTTGCGTGCATTTGATGACTCTAACATCCCGTCTATCAAACACATTGATGAATCTTCATTTCCACGCTGCACCTCCTCACATTTCACCAAATAAGATTTCTCTACTTTGACAGCATACAAGCACAAAACAACCTCGTGACTTTTTGAATATACTTTTTCTTCGGGTGATAATCTCTTCACGATTTCACAAAGATCTCTACTCTTTTCCCCATTTCTTAGAACAACATTTTCTTTTTGTCCCCCATTTCCTACTTCCTTCACACGTGGGCTAATTTTTTCTTTGGGAGATAATCTCTTCACCATTTCACAAAGATCTTTACCCTTTTCCCCATTACACTCCAAATCTCTTGGAACATCATCCTCTTTTTGTTCCTTATTTCCTACTTCCTTCACAGGTAGGCTAATTTTCGCTTGCGGGCCACATCCATTAGGAAAATCACGAATTACCGATACTTTTCGCCTCTTACATCTTGGTTGAGACATCAACAAAGAACAATCCCCATTTTCCGATGGCCTTTTCCCAGTAATCATCGAACCCATTTCCCCGTTTCAGAATCCTATAACAGCAAATGCGAAATCAAATTAATCCAACATCCTTTCACTTCTCCATCTTTTGACgcaaaaaatgaataaatagaataaaataaaacaaaaaatcaaatgtagaGTTTAACAATAGAAACACATCTAATACTTATCACGGCCATTGTTAAAAAATGTGTAAGGTGCACTATGAATCAAGAGACTAAACCTTTCCTTTATTTGCTTCAGTCTAtcttactcggactcttcatcttacttcacgtacccgtgtccaaTTGTTTGATCCTCGGACATTGATATGGCCCtcagacacttcattttaggtgtagaattgaatatttagacgtatctgaCACTTGGACATGTACCAGAATCCAACattagtacccgagtccaagtaacataggatTCAAGCGTACCTATGGGCAAAAAAGTGTTGgccaaaacacataaattatttggattcttttgaattttgtgtttggGCCACCTCCAACTATTGCAACTTCAACGCGTATTCTGTACTCCATTAACCTCAactattctttaattttttttttcaagactAAGTGTTTGCATCTAGGCCATAGTGCAAAACAAGGTCGCATCACCATAAAGtgaacgtgtcaaaaggtttaAACGTTTGCCGCAACTGATAGGTCAAACAGTCGCAAAACCATTTGCATTGATTGTGTAATTTGTTATGCGACCGTTATCGTTACCACATTGCAACCGAATTTAAAGTCGTATTTTTGCACCATGGCCTAGGCACACACCCTGGGCGTATTTTAAAACTACGATAATGGCTAACGACccactaaatttattaaaatgctATGTAAGAGATAGCTTTAAATTACTATGATCTTGCGATATAACACCTAACTAAACATATCCATTGCAAACTCACTAACACTAGGCGAGATGAGTGGACAATTTAGGTTATGAATCTATTGTTCTAttataaaaaagaataatttcaaATGGTAGGACCTAGACTAAACTAATACATGTTAGGCCCATTTAGGATTTCCCTGCTACTCAACATAAGGTCGAATGTCAATCATAGAAAAAGCAATGGTCAAGAtaacaaacacgtacacgttagTAACTAACAATATGTTATAACAACGTCAATAAACCGAGCAATAACTTATTACACCACGATATAGAGATGACCCTATAGCACTCTCTAAGTACAACTCTCAAACTCTAATCATCAATCTCTAACTCTCACACAGCCATTAGAGTATAAATTCCAACCTTTCTTTTCTCAATTCATAACATTTCTTTAGGCACCCACACATGCAACCACTTTGATCAAAGGTGTCATCGGACAACTTGAATCCAATACCAAAGTGTGAGCTTATTGAGCTTAACAACTTCAAAATATATGTGACTGGAGGCCATATTGGGGTTTGAAGGCCCACATGGTACTTAGATAAGGACTACGATGGCCATGCCGGTGCCCAATagcaaagtatgatcataccccgTACAACaaccatatatagatgatccatgcctcTGAGAACTAAACCAACCGGGGTAGCAATCCAATTTGGTATTTGAAGTATGTTGTAGTGTGTACTTGTTTTGACCATGTCGTTAGTGTCATTTGCAGGTTTGTGACTCAACCTGGGTGAGGACACTGGCAGGTCGAGATTTATTCTCTTACGGTTTGCATGGATCAACTATTATGGATCTTGTGTACGGGAATGGTTTTAGGTGCTTTGTTACATCGGTTAAAGTTTGGGTTGTATTCACTATGTTTGACTTTGCTTTGGGAAGTCTTATGATAAGTTGGAAGTCGTATTTGGGGTCTTCGGTAATTGTGTGTATCATGAAGATAAAGTATATGACTTTAGCTTCTGTGGCAAAGAGGTCTTTGTGTTTTCTGGTCTTGGTGATGGTTCTTTGTGATCATGCATTTGTCAACTGTGATTGTTTGTCTAGTGATCTGGAACTTGATGTTTGGAAGAAGCACATGGTCATGTTACATTCGAAATGCACGTACATGAAGATAAAGGTAAAGAAGGTAGGATTTCTGACAGTCCTAGTGACTTCTTCACTATGCTGGTTCCATTGGCTTAGGCCTTTAGAGGGGTGTTGGGGAAGCTCAACGAAAGGTACATACGACCTTAAGGTGAAGCTTGCCCCATGGAAAAATGATGCAGGTGGAGTATTATGAGGGGCTTGTAATGATGGTGGAGTGTTATGAGTGATTTACTTGGAGACAAGTAGTGACTAGTCTTGGTTGAAGACTTGTTGGGAttcttggttggagacttgcTTGGATGCGTAGTTTATGCATCTGTTGTGGGCATGAGAATGGTTTTTCTAACTATGGTATTGATGGGATCGTTGTTGAGTACGAgttctcgtcaaggtggagattatTGGTATATAGTGACTCGAACAAGAGTCTATATACGGGATGAAGATGAATCAAGGGGCGTGTTCCAGGTTTGGCAGCTGAGTTGGCTTGGCTTAGGATTTGATGGCAACCGAGTTGTCCTGATATGCCGACAAAAGGGGACTTTCCACAAGGTATCGTCGATTCGGCGATGATGGAGGCCTTGGTGACGCCGAGTAGGCGTTTGGGCTCTTTAATTCAATTTTCCAGAAGATGAAGCCGAGTCTGCGACCATGGTGCGTGAGCCAAGGCCGATTCGGCGGCAGGAGCGTGTATTAGCCCTGTTGTTTCTCGTGGGTTTTGTTGGCggttttcttatttattttgccCCTAATATCTTTGTCTTATGTGGTTAATATATAAAGACTGCATTCTCTTGGAATTAAGGCAACGCACAGAGTTAGAAAAACttaaaagagagaaaaaccAAAGAGCGCCATTATTAGGGTTTCAAATAATCATCGTGTAATCTTccggtttatagtgaaagtTTGATTCTTGGTTTCCCGTGGACGTGAACCACGTAAATTTATccgtgtgattttctttattgttgtttgaatctttattgtttttacGATTATGGTTTTCTCAATCACACAACAATATACATAGTCATGATACCAATGAAAGATAACAACCTAAACATCAAATTTAGACAATTAATACAAGCAATTAAAAATTCTTAACAAATCCACCAATAAACTTTTTAATATTCACTGCAATGTAAAATATGATAAAATCAAagtaaaattgacaaaattttAATCCCAATTTCGACCagtttactaataataatattacccATTGATGTTCCGATAATTAAACAATCAGTTCTACAAACCAAAAAGTGAAGACTGTAGAATAAGAACAGAAATTTACTTTTCTAAACATCATAAGCTgcaaaaatcaattaacaaaagtAACACTAACTAATGCAGCCAAATTCATACCGTTATCTCAGATTCTCGCCGGAGAaagattgaaaaagaagatgaccAGAATGTGGAATCCAAGATGAAGAGAACAAATTCACGACCCTAAAACGGTTGGAT harbors:
- the LOC130800904 gene encoding uncharacterized protein LOC130800904, with amino-acid sequence MGSMITGKRPSENGDCSLLMSQPRCKRRKVSVIRDFPNGCGPQAKISLPVKEVGNKEQKEDDVPRDLECNGEKGKDLCEMVKRLSPKEKISPRVKEVGNGGQKENVVLRNGEKSRDLCEIVKRLSPEEKVYSKSHEVVLCLYAVKVEKSYLVKCEEVQRGNEDSSMCLIDGMLESSNARKDASALDLEEPAHAVDNKIAYEGNNGVNLSLLPHYPIPPNFVWKEPKYPPQRKISAIRDFPDGCGRNVPRCGVTEGTHVTRVELDLKDDKAVVLYYTNLTAGEPKDDNALTDQVQDLVSGIVVDTRGQFSESDKLLISKSSESKGQDENFKDENDEHTENDIELIEYNGKDEADMSKPDELNKEIIVYDKDKSKRKPTGFPCSNVGSQGDVVVKNSQPGFPCSNVGLQGEDIVGAESGNKILVVQDLMSAPHCSWRQEKVEAKSKSTTMSVRKKKVRMDDSSRRNSRKGSPTSKDDTQNLAGKGMNIPFLEEEIDDVVLKTSQTGFPCSNVGLQGEDIVVAESGKKFLVVQGLISVPHCPWRPGKVEEVKSKSATASVRKKKVRMDDTSVQSSHKCSPTSKDDTRNSAEKGINIPYFEEEIDLDDSSENDEANDFQFLPRGRVCDVSLFPFGASSSSQRGVRSKVRETLRLFQVLHRKLLQEEETAKSKDQNNGVRADIQAAKILKDLGKYINTKKIVGPIPGVEVGDIFNYRIELAIIGLHGPLQGGIGTIKIGKQPVAISIVASGGYANEVQSSDVLIYTGQGGNGTGADKQPEDQKLERGNLALKNCIDKKTLVRVVRGCKDTKSSDTHDGRARTVATYTYDGLYTVEKYWHDLGPHGKLVYKFELRRVPGQPELAWEVKQSKKFKAREGRCVADISEGKEIFPICAVNTISDEKPPPFGYMTSMMYPNWCQPIPPKGCDCKNGCSDSAQCACALKNGGEIPFNHNGAIVQAKPLVYECGPLCKCPPSCHNRVSQLGIKLPLEIFKTDSRGWGVRCLSAIPSGSFICEYIGELLDDKEAEQRTGNDEYLFDIGQNYDDSSLWEGLSTLLPDVQSNTDDVVENIGFTIDAVNFGNIGRFINHSCTPNLYAQNVLYDHEDKRIPHIMFFAAENIPPLQELTYHYNYTIDQVFDSEGNIKKKSCYCGSSECTGRMY
- the LOC130800932 gene encoding F-box protein At5g07610-like, yielding MVLVVLEGRMYVRSMLSTDSIHLMCTIIYLEILIYVLVQMMGHEALACGEVGDLSVTILPYLIVARVIVNEYVCKTGHGMAIGMHVYMLKNGHVHGMAWNGMNKYTKMANIEASKMPKPAQAIKLANSSSSAESIGYNSYLLNLILLHLPAESLARLKFVSKLWHSEISSPHFVKRYNNVHPPSVSGLLLIPKHQNDNKNSLVEHISLGQNQSYIHPLNFRNIKLLHSCNGLFLCFHRKDHSYYVFNLTTRQKKRIPGCPDVISTNLSYYSLAFDPKISPHYRIICVAETEYYNRYKIYVYSSESGHWTPSKETAFPAPADIDFSSAIYCNGSVHWAKRVKRGLYYNIMKDTLHHMPESPREEQYSCEYIGHSGGRLHSVFTMEGLHYYEVFEMEKDYSTWNLTCRVNLNVLAVEFPKMMMDIRFDDPRFMYQCQVLSILKDQDGDIERIIMSIPGEVIVYDFKKKSSWKICKTSEKDKVLWYGIYHVFEYFESISPVCTKNM